The DNA sequence ACCAGGTCCATGCCTGCTATGAGCAGACCATGGCAGAGTGGTTGGGCTGTGAGGCCATCGTCcgacagagggagaaagaatccCACGCGGCCGCCCTCGCCAAATGTTCGTCCGGTGCGAGCTTGGACAGCCACCTCCAGAGGATGATGCATCGGGATTCCACCATCAGCAATGAGGTGATGGCTTTGGGGATGGGACCCCCTGCCCGGGGGAAGGAGGACCAGGCCGAGAGAGGTCCCAGATTCTCATTGTCTCatgagacctcagaggccagctcGTCTAAGCCATACCTGACCAAGGCTTGCCCAGACCCCATCCCCACTGAGAGGTCGTTATTCAGCCATTATTTAAAGATGGTTGGCAGTGCATGGGACCATCCAGTCTACTCTGGGACAGCTCTGGTGGTTAGGAATTTCTTTCCATTGAGCCCATCTTTGCCTGTTTGCATCTTCCCTCCATTGCTCTTAGGACCATGGGACAGTCTTTGAAATACCAGAAGTCAGCTAGCGTGTGCCCCTTTGGTCTTTTCCACACTAAAAGTCCTTTCGAAGGATCCTCCCATGGCTTGTTCTCCATTCCTATCATCACTCTAGTCACGTTCCTTTGAGTGCCGTCCAGCTTGGCCATGATCTTTCTACACAGTGACATGCAGATATGGTCCGACCAGGACAATAGGGTTATCCACTCCCACCTTTTGGGTCCCTCGCCATTGGCAGGCTATTTTTGAGTTTCTGTCCATTTAGTCTTGGATTTTTCTTCCTATTGAGCTTGAAGTCCTCTAAAACCCCCGAGTTTCTTTCATATAAACTGTTCTAGagattgattttttgaacccagggGTGGGACTTTACATTGATTTACACTGAGTTTCCTCTGGTCTTAGTCCTGCCCTTTAGTGACATCAAGCCAAGCATCATAGGTCCCCCGAAACCCCAGCCCTTCCGACTGAAGTTCTTTCCATCTAGTGTCCCTGCCAATGTCTTGGGAATTGGCCTGATATTCTGGAGGGAGAGTGTCCGACCCAGATGAAGGACATGGGGCTGCAGAAGATAATGATACTCACAACTgacccctttcccccctttttttctttctttcttatatagTCTTCTCAGAGCTGCAGTTCAGGCAGACAAAATCATGTCCGTCTGCAGAGTGACTCCAGCAATAGCACCCAGGTAGGCAATGGTCACAGGATAGAAAggtgctggaagagacctcataATCCCATCCCATTGCTCATTTTATTAatgtatataattaatttatttaaataattcatataataaataatgtatacaatatttatatttttaaataagttaatTATGTAAATGTTGcataaattatttgtttatacaatatataattaatttatttttaaaactcttaccttccatcttacaatcaatactaagtttcagttccaaggcagaagagcaataagggctaggcagttggagtaaagtgacttgcctaggatctcacagctaggaagtatctgaggccagatttgagcccaggacctcccatccctaaacctggctctctaagcacctagcttccccctgcATTTTATAAccacagaacaaagaacagagtAGGGTAGGTGAGGAAATACTATGACTGGTTATGGGGTTGGCAGCATCATGGTGGTGTGGATGACTGACTGGTTCCATTAAGGAAAGCGGGCTAACACCCACGTGGGGCCAAGAGGGCCTCTCTGTCTTAGAGGAATGCTTTCTTGATTTATGGGACCCAGCTGCATCCTGAAGCTATTGCTTGTGCACCAGGAAAGGCAGACTCGCTGGCTCCTGGGACTGAGATAAAGCCACTTTTAATTGGACAAGGATGGGTGAAGATGGCCAGTATATCTTGTGGAAACGTACCAGAGCAGCCTGTGGGCCTTCCAGGATGCCAAACGGAGGCCAAAGAGTTTCTCAGGAGGGATAAAAAGTTTCCTCGGCACAGAATGATGTGCTGGTGTTGCCGAGATAAAAATTGCCTTTGAACAAGTGATTTATGAGAGTGTTTGGCCCTCTAAACTTAGCCCAGAGTCTTCCTTCAATTTTTAAGTGATCTGTAGGAAAACTGACTTCTGCCTCGAGCTTGAGAGAGC is a window from the Gracilinanus agilis isolate LMUSP501 unplaced genomic scaffold, AgileGrace unplaced_scaffold53780, whole genome shotgun sequence genome containing:
- the LOC123255891 gene encoding small G protein signaling modulator 1-like produces the protein MGIWEQYLKDSTSYEEQELLRLIYFGGIQHEIRKDVWPFLLGHYQFGMTEAERKEVDDQVHACYEQTMAEWLGCEAIVRQREKESHAAALAKCSSGASLDSHLQRMMHRDSTISNESSQSCSSGRQNHVRLQSDSSNSTQ